The Desulfovibrio sp. TomC genome includes a window with the following:
- the hmcB gene encoding sulfate respiration complex iron-sulfur protein HmcB — MKRRHFLGLLGAAGVTMGTGVSAQAASSADVKGLPNAGGVLFDATRCIGCRKCEAACNQVNELPKPAKAFDDLSVLDTIRRTDAKTYTIVNKYVPEAGKPPVFRKSQCNHCMEPACASACFVAAFKKTETGAVVYDESVCVGCRYCMVACPFNIPTYEYDKAFTPRVMKCTMCYPRLLEGKLPGCVEACPKEALLFGKRRELLNIAWDRIGGTPGRYVEHVYGEREMGGTSWLYIAPKPSFAAIGMDENLGTASAPELTSGALAAVPAVAGIWPVLLTGLYAITKRKDKIAEAEKQAAVAAAIATASADAAAKLSEELAKAEVANKRRIEVEVTKALEAAAKAAEEGEDA, encoded by the coding sequence ATGAAACGAAGACACTTTCTGGGCTTGCTGGGCGCAGCCGGGGTGACCATGGGCACGGGCGTTTCGGCCCAGGCCGCCTCCAGCGCCGATGTCAAGGGCCTGCCCAATGCGGGCGGCGTGCTCTTTGACGCCACGCGCTGCATCGGCTGCCGCAAATGCGAAGCGGCCTGCAACCAGGTCAATGAGCTGCCCAAACCGGCTAAGGCCTTTGACGATCTCTCGGTGCTCGATACCATTCGCCGCACCGATGCCAAAACCTATACCATCGTCAACAAATACGTTCCCGAGGCCGGCAAGCCGCCGGTCTTTCGCAAGAGCCAGTGCAACCACTGCATGGAGCCGGCCTGCGCTTCGGCCTGCTTCGTGGCGGCCTTTAAGAAGACGGAAACCGGCGCGGTCGTGTACGACGAGTCGGTCTGCGTCGGCTGCCGCTACTGCATGGTGGCCTGTCCGTTCAACATCCCGACCTACGAATACGACAAGGCGTTTACCCCGCGCGTGATGAAATGCACCATGTGCTACCCGCGCCTGCTCGAAGGCAAACTGCCGGGTTGCGTCGAGGCCTGCCCCAAAGAGGCGTTGCTCTTCGGCAAGCGCCGCGAACTGCTCAACATCGCCTGGGACCGCATTGGCGGGACTCCGGGCCGCTACGTCGAGCATGTCTACGGCGAGCGGGAGATGGGCGGCACGAGCTGGCTCTACATCGCGCCCAAGCCGTCCTTTGCCGCCATCGGCATGGATGAGAACCTGGGCACGGCCTCGGCTCCGGAACTGACCTCCGGGGCGCTGGCCGCCGTGCCGGCCGTGGCCGGCATCTGGCCGGTGCTTTTGACCGGCCTGTACGCCATCACCAAGCGCAAGGACAAGATCGCCGAGGCCGAGAAGCAGGCTGCCGTGGCCGCTGCCATTGCCACGGCCAGCGCCGATGCCGCCGCCAAACTCTCCGAAGAGCTGGCCAAGGCCGAGGTCGCCAACAAGCGGCGCATCGAGGTCGAGGTCACAAAGGCCCTTGAAGCCGCCGCCAAGGCCGCCGAAGAAGGGGAGGACGCCTAA
- a CDS encoding TIGR03943 family putative permease subunit yields the protein MKNTLRRLASRTDGLAMLVLAAFMGWLALAGNYWMYLNPKFKPVTLAAAVVLAVLGAYAAARPVTRPNLGRSLCYLLLLAMAGLTEGGFQTLSASIDSDPFNVPASLPAPEKTPTAARLTIGGKDYIPINTGELYDIAAKGPSASLDRPFAVRGFVHRSPELDVQSQFVLYRLAVWCCFADGTAVGFRVKLPKGTPAPADKSWVVAYGPLAEIPEAQRQDVTVPGISFSSVAPAALLTADAVETKELVPEEAYMFEWRQQEPYAF from the coding sequence ATGAAAAACACCCTGCGCCGCCTGGCCAGCCGCACCGACGGCCTGGCCATGCTGGTCCTGGCCGCTTTCATGGGTTGGCTGGCCCTGGCCGGCAATTACTGGATGTATTTAAATCCCAAATTCAAACCCGTGACCCTGGCCGCCGCCGTCGTCCTGGCCGTGCTTGGCGCCTATGCCGCCGCCCGGCCCGTCACCCGGCCAAACCTGGGGCGCAGCCTGTGCTATCTCCTGCTCCTGGCCATGGCCGGACTCACCGAAGGCGGCTTCCAGACCCTCTCCGCCAGCATCGACAGCGATCCCTTCAACGTACCCGCCTCCCTGCCGGCCCCGGAGAAAACACCGACGGCCGCTCGCCTGACCATTGGCGGCAAGGACTATATCCCCATCAATACCGGCGAACTCTACGATATCGCCGCCAAAGGCCCCTCCGCCTCCTTGGACCGCCCCTTTGCCGTGCGCGGCTTTGTCCACCGCAGCCCGGAACTCGACGTCCAGAGCCAGTTCGTCCTCTACCGGCTGGCGGTGTGGTGCTGCTTCGCCGACGGCACGGCCGTGGGCTTTCGGGTCAAACTCCCCAAGGGAACACCCGCGCCCGCAGACAAAAGCTGGGTCGTGGCTTATGGCCCGCTGGCCGAAATCCCGGAAGCCCAACGCCAGGACGTCACGGTCCCGGGCATCAGCTTTTCCTCGGTCGCCCCGGCCGCTCTGCTGACGGCTGACGCCGTGGAAACCAAGGAGCTTGTCCCGGAAGAAGCGTACATGTTCGAATGGCGGCAGCAGGAGCCGTATGCGTTTTGA
- a CDS encoding response regulator produces MPKTILIVDDDPNIREYLETLLTDNGYETIVAENGEKALEVLAAQTPDLITLDIEMPDKTGPWFNRALQRGKTYANIPIIVITGHTGLKYVIPNAVGSLGKPFEQKELLDLVRETIGS; encoded by the coding sequence ATGCCCAAGACCATCCTTATCGTGGACGACGATCCCAATATCCGGGAATACCTGGAGACCCTGCTCACCGACAACGGATACGAGACCATCGTGGCCGAGAACGGGGAAAAGGCCCTGGAAGTGCTGGCCGCCCAAACACCCGACCTGATCACGCTCGACATCGAGATGCCGGACAAGACCGGTCCGTGGTTCAACCGGGCGCTGCAGCGGGGCAAGACCTACGCCAATATCCCGATCATTGTCATTACCGGCCATACGGGGCTTAAATACGTCATCCCCAACGCCGTGGGTTCGCTGGGCAAGCCCTTTGAACAAAAGGAACTGCTCGATCTTGTGCGCGAAACCATAGGCTCGTAA
- a CDS encoding hybrid sensor histidine kinase/response regulator yields the protein MSERLLLVDDEEDIRRFLGMFLADLGYEVHAAENGAQALEMFDAVDPAIVLTDIKMPGMDGLELLKRIKAHAPETEVVMISGHGDMDLAIGCLQYEAADFVTKPINHDILDAALKRIEEKLALRRQLKQYTQNLEKLVQEKSHRVVELERQVAAGQMVETMCQAISGLSADFGDKAGYFNEMPCFVAVHNRSLEVVATNQLYKDRLGEMVGHHSWEVYVGQALRGFDGPVWKTFETGKGQRSRETMLCKNGRELPVMVHTSPISTVDGKPELVLEMAVDVSEIKRLQEELRVTQQKYMDLFEATPCYIAVRDRDYRIVANNTLFKEDFGEGVGKLCYEIFRHRDGPCPDCPVDATFADGAPHTLEAVVTCLDGRTKNVLTFSAPIRNGNGDITEVMALSSDITRIRELQDHLTSLGLMLGSISHGVKGMLTALEGGVYRLESGIKRNDAARIADAGDTIKSLVGRVRNLVLNVLYYAKSRDMAGDPVDISHLATNVAQVVEPKAAREHIAFACDIPPDLGLVSLDTANLSAALVNILENAIDACVADTAKESHAISFKATATSEAILFDIADNGMGMDQETREKAFTLFFSSKGLKGTGLGLFIAHDVVKKHGGVIDLTSEPGVGTQFHIVIPKG from the coding sequence ATGAGCGAACGCCTTTTGCTCGTCGATGACGAGGAAGATATCCGCCGCTTCCTCGGCATGTTCCTCGCCGACCTGGGCTATGAGGTCCATGCCGCCGAGAACGGCGCCCAGGCCCTGGAAATGTTCGATGCCGTCGATCCGGCCATTGTCCTGACCGACATCAAGATGCCGGGCATGGACGGCCTGGAGCTGCTCAAACGCATCAAAGCCCACGCCCCGGAAACCGAAGTCGTCATGATCTCCGGCCACGGGGACATGGATCTGGCCATCGGCTGCCTGCAGTACGAAGCCGCTGATTTCGTCACCAAGCCCATCAATCACGACATTCTGGACGCGGCCTTAAAGCGCATCGAAGAGAAGCTGGCCCTGCGCCGCCAACTCAAGCAGTACACCCAGAATCTGGAAAAACTCGTCCAGGAAAAGTCCCACCGCGTGGTCGAACTGGAGCGGCAGGTCGCTGCCGGCCAGATGGTCGAGACCATGTGCCAGGCCATCTCCGGCCTGTCGGCCGATTTTGGCGACAAGGCCGGCTACTTCAATGAAATGCCGTGCTTTGTGGCCGTGCATAACCGCTCGCTCGAAGTCGTGGCCACCAACCAGCTCTACAAGGACCGCCTGGGCGAAATGGTCGGGCACCACAGCTGGGAAGTCTACGTGGGCCAGGCGCTTCGCGGCTTTGACGGCCCGGTCTGGAAGACTTTTGAAACCGGCAAGGGCCAGCGTTCCCGCGAGACCATGCTGTGCAAAAACGGCCGGGAACTGCCGGTCATGGTCCACACCTCGCCCATCAGCACCGTCGACGGCAAGCCCGAGCTGGTTCTGGAAATGGCTGTTGACGTCAGCGAAATCAAACGCCTCCAGGAAGAACTGCGGGTCACCCAGCAGAAGTACATGGACCTTTTCGAGGCCACGCCCTGCTATATTGCCGTGCGCGACCGCGACTACCGCATTGTGGCCAACAACACGCTTTTCAAGGAAGATTTTGGCGAAGGCGTTGGCAAACTGTGCTATGAAATTTTCCGCCACCGCGACGGCCCCTGCCCGGATTGCCCGGTGGACGCCACCTTTGCCGACGGCGCGCCCCACACCCTGGAAGCCGTGGTCACCTGCCTGGACGGGCGCACCAAAAACGTCCTGACCTTTTCCGCGCCCATCCGCAACGGCAACGGCGACATCACCGAGGTCATGGCCCTGTCCTCGGACATCACCCGCATCCGCGAACTCCAAGACCATCTCACCTCCCTTGGTCTCATGCTCGGGTCCATTTCGCATGGCGTCAAAGGCATGCTGACCGCCCTGGAAGGCGGCGTCTACCGCCTGGAATCCGGCATCAAGCGCAATGACGCGGCCCGCATCGCCGACGCCGGCGACACCATCAAGTCCCTGGTCGGCCGGGTGCGAAACCTCGTTCTCAATGTCCTGTACTACGCCAAATCCCGGGATATGGCCGGCGATCCCGTGGATATCAGCCACTTGGCCACCAACGTCGCCCAGGTCGTCGAACCCAAGGCCGCCCGGGAACACATCGCCTTTGCCTGCGACATCCCCCCCGATTTGGGGCTGGTTTCCCTCGATACCGCCAACCTTTCGGCCGCCCTGGTCAACATCCTGGAAAACGCCATCGACGCCTGCGTGGCCGACACCGCCAAGGAGTCCCACGCCATCAGCTTCAAGGCCACGGCCACCAGCGAGGCCATCCTGTTCGACATTGCCGACAACGGCATGGGCATGGACCAGGAAACCCGCGAAAAAGCCTTCACCCTGTTCTTCTCGTCCAAGGGCCTCAAAGGCACCGGCCTCGGCCTTTTCATCGCCCACGACGTGGTGAAAAAACACGGCGGGGTGATCGACCTGACCTCCGAGCCTGGGGTGGGGACGCAGTTTCATATAGTCATTCCGAAGGGATAG
- the hmcA gene encoding sulfate respiration complex hexadecaheme cytochrome HmcA, translating into MKNGKRRMRQLLAVLAICGVGGLSALPASRAMASQPGSDKQRADIVTIDGMQAYGSLSQPKVVFLHDKHTTALGKQKDFYKKECGTCHTSDKDGVMQLGFKRDGAPVSGEKLRDVYHNGCISCHKDMAAAGQKTGPTDVQCKGCHNATPDVASNWQPITVDKRLHYRHAATQEKAENKCGSCHHIYSEKAGKTIAAPKPEDVPGSCSYCHGETTTVDAKRQPKEIRSLRLAAHGECVTCHKATAAAGKDVATGPVTCAGCHGPLDQKAIAETSLKKVPQGADLRIKRGQPDLVMVRPAVAEAPLIVDGKPVKPYAGMPAVPFDHKSHEAQNETCVSCHHASLTSCAAKCHTPAGNKDGGFVTLEASMHKVGASQSCAGCHAVLQKKPECAGCHDSRVKGVGDVAQCGSCHVKPEGDLKEAAAVMMAKPAAKETAAAEADMAKKLLAGKRDVTATFPAEDIPETVTIGSLSKDYEPSVLPHRKIVLSMLAGMKDSKLAGAFHAADAAVCQGCHHNSPASTTPPRCSNCHQAVETTTASARPALKAAYHTQCMGCHTSMGIAGKVVDKAADAKPVPVATDCTGCHKDKKK; encoded by the coding sequence ATGAAAAACGGAAAACGGCGCATGAGACAGCTGCTGGCCGTCCTGGCCATTTGTGGCGTGGGCGGTTTGTCCGCCTTGCCGGCCAGCCGGGCAATGGCCAGCCAGCCAGGTAGCGACAAACAGCGGGCCGACATCGTCACCATTGACGGAATGCAGGCCTATGGTTCCCTGTCGCAGCCCAAGGTGGTCTTTCTCCACGACAAGCACACCACAGCGTTGGGCAAACAAAAAGATTTTTACAAGAAAGAATGCGGCACCTGCCACACGTCCGACAAGGACGGCGTGATGCAGCTGGGCTTCAAGCGCGACGGTGCGCCTGTGTCCGGCGAAAAGCTGCGCGACGTCTATCACAATGGCTGCATCAGCTGCCACAAGGACATGGCGGCCGCCGGACAGAAGACCGGCCCCACCGATGTCCAGTGCAAAGGCTGCCACAACGCCACGCCGGATGTCGCTTCCAACTGGCAGCCCATCACCGTGGACAAGCGCCTGCACTACCGGCACGCCGCCACTCAGGAAAAAGCCGAGAACAAATGCGGCTCCTGCCACCACATTTACAGCGAAAAGGCCGGCAAGACCATTGCCGCCCCCAAGCCGGAAGACGTCCCCGGGTCCTGCTCCTACTGTCACGGCGAGACCACGACCGTGGACGCCAAGCGTCAGCCCAAGGAGATCCGCTCCCTGCGTCTGGCCGCTCACGGCGAGTGCGTGACCTGCCACAAGGCCACGGCCGCTGCCGGCAAGGATGTGGCCACCGGTCCGGTCACCTGCGCCGGCTGCCATGGCCCGCTGGACCAGAAGGCCATTGCCGAAACGTCGCTTAAAAAGGTTCCCCAGGGAGCCGATCTGCGCATCAAGCGCGGCCAGCCCGATCTGGTCATGGTGCGTCCGGCCGTGGCCGAAGCGCCCCTGATCGTTGACGGCAAGCCGGTCAAGCCCTACGCCGGCATGCCGGCCGTGCCTTTTGACCACAAGTCCCACGAAGCCCAAAACGAGACCTGCGTTTCCTGCCACCATGCCTCCCTGACGTCCTGCGCGGCCAAGTGCCACACGCCGGCCGGCAATAAGGACGGCGGCTTCGTCACCCTGGAAGCGTCCATGCACAAGGTCGGCGCCTCCCAGAGCTGCGCCGGCTGCCACGCCGTCCTCCAGAAGAAGCCCGAGTGCGCCGGCTGCCACGACTCCCGCGTCAAGGGCGTTGGCGACGTTGCCCAGTGCGGGTCCTGCCACGTCAAGCCCGAAGGCGACCTCAAGGAAGCCGCGGCCGTCATGATGGCCAAGCCGGCCGCCAAGGAAACCGCCGCCGCCGAAGCCGACATGGCCAAGAAGCTCCTGGCCGGCAAACGCGACGTCACGGCCACCTTCCCGGCCGAGGACATCCCCGAGACCGTGACCATCGGGTCGCTGTCCAAGGACTACGAGCCGTCGGTCCTGCCGCACCGCAAGATCGTCCTGTCCATGCTCGCCGGCATGAAGGACAGCAAGCTGGCCGGGGCCTTCCACGCCGCCGATGCGGCCGTCTGCCAGGGCTGCCACCACAACAGCCCGGCTTCGACGACTCCGCCGCGGTGCAGCAATTGCCATCAGGCCGTCGAAACCACCACTGCTTCGGCTCGTCCGGCGCTCAAGGCCGCCTACCACACCCAGTGCATGGGCTGTCATACGTCGATGGGAATTGCCGGCAAGGTTGTGGACAAGGCTGCGGATGCCAAGCCTGTTCCTGTGGCCACGGATTGCACCGGTTGCCACAAGGACAAGAAGAAATAG
- the hmcF gene encoding sulfate respiration complex iron-sulfur protein HmcF — translation MPEGIFCNKRPINTEEELKALLSDTRGTKYYEEMLSLEVDREKLWATIQKTCKSRTQTWLDVCARCGLCADSCFLYLVNDCKPEQVPSYKIQSTLGEMVRRKGDVDNEFMRHAMEVAWSQCTCCNRCAMYCPHGIDMGVMMGYTRGLLYSQGFVPWELKIGAGMHRVYRAQMDVTTEDWVETCVWMEEEQQDDWPGLEIPVDKEDADIMYTCNAREPKHYPEDLAEAAILFHIAGENWTVPSEGWEQTSLSMFAGDWEACKLQVENVYAAIDRLKPKRVIGTECGHAHRATVIEGPYWAGRPDGQPPAPYIHYVQWVAEALRTGKLKIDPAKRIKQTVTYQDSCNYIRNWGLAETAREILSYLVEPGYLVEMTPNKEHNYCCGGGGGFNGIGKFRPQRNKALLTKRDQILATGAKLVIAPCHNCWDAIRDLEEEYHIHIDWSFLKPLLIKMVIVPDHLKPQEEAGDEE, via the coding sequence ATGCCTGAAGGGATTTTTTGTAATAAGCGGCCGATCAACACGGAGGAGGAGCTCAAGGCTCTGCTCTCCGATACGCGCGGCACGAAATACTACGAGGAAATGCTGTCGCTGGAGGTTGACCGCGAGAAATTGTGGGCCACCATCCAGAAAACCTGTAAATCGCGCACCCAGACCTGGCTCGACGTCTGCGCCCGCTGCGGGTTGTGCGCCGACTCCTGCTTCCTGTATCTGGTCAACGACTGCAAGCCCGAGCAGGTGCCGTCGTACAAGATCCAGTCCACGCTTGGCGAAATGGTTCGCCGCAAGGGCGATGTGGACAACGAGTTCATGCGCCATGCCATGGAAGTGGCCTGGTCCCAGTGCACCTGCTGCAACCGCTGCGCCATGTACTGCCCGCACGGCATCGATATGGGCGTCATGATGGGCTACACCCGCGGCCTGCTCTATTCCCAGGGCTTTGTTCCCTGGGAGTTGAAGATTGGCGCGGGCATGCACCGCGTCTACCGCGCCCAGATGGACGTCACCACCGAAGATTGGGTGGAGACCTGCGTGTGGATGGAGGAGGAGCAGCAGGACGATTGGCCGGGCCTTGAAATCCCGGTGGACAAGGAAGACGCGGACATCATGTACACCTGCAATGCCCGCGAACCCAAACACTATCCCGAGGATCTGGCCGAAGCGGCCATCCTGTTCCATATTGCCGGCGAGAATTGGACCGTGCCCAGCGAAGGCTGGGAACAGACCAGCCTGTCCATGTTTGCAGGCGACTGGGAAGCCTGCAAGCTGCAGGTGGAAAACGTCTACGCCGCCATCGACCGCCTGAAACCCAAACGGGTCATCGGCACCGAATGCGGCCACGCCCACCGGGCCACCGTCATCGAAGGCCCGTACTGGGCCGGACGTCCCGACGGCCAGCCGCCTGCGCCGTACATCCACTACGTGCAGTGGGTGGCCGAGGCGCTTCGCACCGGCAAGCTCAAGATCGACCCGGCCAAGCGGATCAAGCAGACCGTCACCTACCAGGACTCCTGCAACTACATCCGCAACTGGGGTCTGGCCGAGACCGCCCGCGAGATCCTCTCCTACCTCGTGGAACCGGGCTATCTCGTTGAAATGACGCCCAACAAAGAGCATAACTACTGCTGCGGCGGCGGCGGCGGCTTCAACGGCATCGGCAAGTTCCGGCCCCAGCGCAACAAGGCGCTGTTGACCAAGCGCGATCAGATTTTGGCCACCGGAGCCAAGCTGGTCATTGCGCCCTGCCACAACTGCTGGGACGCCATCCGCGACCTCGAGGAAGAGTACCACATCCACATTGACTGGTCCTTCCTCAAGCCCTTGCTGATCAAGATGGTCATCGTGCCAGACCACCTCAAGCCCCAGGAAGAAGCGGGCGACGAGGAATAG
- a CDS encoding universal stress protein, translating to MFEKILFATTGSPGCDSAARVAFDMARQYGSKLTLFHVLGIPGKGDSNVVIDIRSGEEVDVDAEYIEGVAEELRTTYAKQLEGLSGVELEVAVGVPSREVLRIARAKDVDMIVLCGPAEGQEAGFYKRGVVGDTLRKVAKAARCPVLTVSRPSASFWGGFSNIVFATDFSKASESAFQFAKTVAQAVDGELHLFNCVDLSRFQSAIALTQDGIEAKLAEARRRLHHEYALQLGDFKRFTSEVWEGTPYVEIVKFARERQADLIVLAHHARDVDPDERPFGSTLEQVIVRASCPVVSVNRPDKLPQAAEA from the coding sequence ATGTTTGAAAAGATACTCTTTGCGACCACAGGTTCGCCAGGCTGCGACAGCGCCGCCCGCGTGGCCTTCGACATGGCCCGCCAATACGGCTCCAAGCTGACGCTGTTCCACGTGCTCGGCATTCCGGGCAAGGGCGACAGCAATGTGGTGATCGATATCCGCAGCGGTGAAGAAGTCGACGTCGATGCCGAGTACATCGAGGGCGTGGCCGAAGAGCTGCGCACCACCTATGCCAAACAGCTCGAAGGCCTTTCCGGCGTCGAACTGGAAGTGGCCGTCGGCGTGCCGTCGCGCGAAGTGCTGCGCATCGCCCGGGCCAAGGACGTCGATATGATCGTCCTGTGCGGTCCGGCCGAAGGCCAGGAAGCCGGCTTTTACAAGCGCGGCGTGGTCGGCGACACCCTGCGCAAGGTGGCCAAGGCCGCCCGGTGCCCGGTTTTGACCGTCAGCCGCCCGTCGGCCTCCTTTTGGGGCGGGTTTTCCAATATCGTCTTCGCCACGGACTTCTCCAAGGCGTCCGAATCGGCCTTCCAGTTCGCCAAGACCGTGGCCCAGGCCGTGGACGGAGAACTGCACCTGTTTAACTGCGTGGATTTGAGCCGCTTCCAATCGGCCATTGCGCTGACCCAGGATGGCATCGAGGCCAAGCTGGCCGAAGCCCGGCGTCGGCTGCACCACGAATATGCCTTGCAACTTGGGGATTTCAAACGGTTTACTTCCGAGGTATGGGAAGGCACGCCGTACGTCGAAATCGTCAAGTTCGCCCGTGAACGCCAGGCCGACCTGATCGTTCTGGCCCACCACGCCCGCGACGTCGATCCCGACGAGCGCCCCTTCGGCAGCACGCTTGAGCAAGTCATCGTGCGGGCTTCCTGCCCGGTGGTGAGCGTCAACCGTCCCGACAAGCTGCCCCAGGCGGCCGAGGCGTAA
- the hmcD gene encoding sulfate respiration complex protein HmcD: MFNTLQDLMLHNKSITYVLMGVLLICFVGFWHFLTDKEERKRRY; the protein is encoded by the coding sequence ATGTTTAATACGCTGCAAGACCTGATGCTCCACAACAAGAGCATCACCTACGTGCTCATGGGCGTGCTGCTGATCTGCTTTGTCGGATTCTGGCACTTCCTCACGGACAAGGAAGAGCGTAAACGCCGCTACTAG
- the hmcE gene encoding sulfate respiration complex protein HmcE has product MYAFLTGPMLWLSFAICILGCAWRAYKYVKGLSWQLDRVAYGHYPDLAFKGAMKSIFHWLIPFASCSWRAKPVFATAFFLLHIGLVVVPLFLFGHVMIVAERFGLSWPTMPAGLADVLTILAVLAGVFILLRRFALSEVRIITTRHDLMIMAISLAPLVTGFVAAHQSGDGNGWLLAHIITGEIWLIAVPFTKLSHAVLFFCSRAQIGIDFGVKRGGQRGSGIVW; this is encoded by the coding sequence ATGTATGCATTCCTGACGGGTCCGATGCTGTGGCTGTCGTTTGCCATATGCATCCTCGGCTGCGCCTGGCGCGCCTACAAATACGTCAAGGGCTTAAGTTGGCAGCTTGACCGGGTGGCCTACGGCCACTACCCCGATCTGGCCTTCAAAGGCGCGATGAAGTCCATCTTCCATTGGCTCATCCCGTTCGCCTCGTGCAGCTGGCGGGCCAAGCCGGTCTTTGCCACGGCCTTCTTCCTGCTGCACATCGGCCTTGTCGTCGTGCCGCTGTTCCTGTTTGGCCACGTCATGATCGTGGCCGAACGCTTCGGCCTGTCCTGGCCGACCATGCCGGCCGGACTGGCCGATGTCCTGACCATCCTGGCCGTGTTGGCCGGCGTGTTCATCCTGCTGCGCCGCTTTGCCTTAAGCGAAGTGCGCATCATCACCACGCGCCACGATCTGATGATCATGGCCATCAGCCTCGCCCCCCTGGTGACCGGCTTTGTGGCCGCCCACCAGTCCGGCGACGGCAATGGCTGGCTTCTGGCCCATATCATCACCGGCGAAATCTGGCTGATTGCCGTGCCCTTTACCAAGCTGTCCCACGCGGTGCTGTTTTTCTGCTCCCGGGCTCAGATCGGGATTGATTTCGGCGTCAAACGCGGCGGCCAGCGCGGCAGCGGCATCGTCTGGTAA
- the hmcC gene encoding sulfate respiration complex protein HmcC: MSTEHTKSGTLFTPWNILAGIILAAGVVATIMRFTMGIGSVTNLSDNNPWGIWIGFDLLCGVALAAGGYTTSAACYIFGFKRFHGAVRPAILTAFLGYALVVFALNYDVGRPWRLPYPIFYQQGTTSILFEVGLCVFIYLTVLFLEYLPVALEWKRGFDKYRGILIKLTMGLTIFGVILSTLHQSSLGALYLIVPSKLHPLWYTPYLPVMFFMSSMFAGMSMVITEGTISHKYFHHKMDGEYNEGYLDLQFAFAKASAWVMAGYLAMKVLGLAMDNRWPYLFTGYGAWWLFEVVGFVVLPCYCYAVGYRDRNIGLVRVAAPWTVIGIMLNRFDVSLIAFNWQLPSADRYFPSIGEITISLFVITLGIIAFRFIVTRMPIFYVHPAYKDSSH, translated from the coding sequence ATGTCGACGGAACACACCAAAAGCGGTACGCTGTTTACGCCGTGGAACATCCTGGCCGGCATTATCCTGGCCGCCGGCGTCGTGGCCACCATCATGCGCTTTACCATGGGCATCGGCTCGGTCACCAACCTCTCGGACAACAACCCCTGGGGCATCTGGATCGGCTTTGACCTCCTGTGCGGCGTCGCCCTGGCCGCCGGCGGCTACACCACCTCGGCCGCCTGCTACATCTTCGGGTTCAAGCGCTTTCACGGCGCGGTGCGCCCGGCCATCCTGACCGCCTTCCTGGGCTACGCCCTGGTCGTCTTTGCCCTCAACTACGACGTGGGCCGGCCCTGGCGGCTGCCCTATCCGATCTTCTACCAGCAGGGCACCACGTCGATCCTGTTTGAAGTCGGCCTGTGCGTGTTCATCTACCTGACGGTGCTTTTCCTCGAATACCTGCCGGTCGCTCTCGAGTGGAAGCGGGGCTTTGACAAGTACCGGGGCATCCTTATCAAGCTCACCATGGGGCTGACCATCTTCGGCGTCATCCTCTCGACCCTGCACCAGAGCTCGCTTGGCGCGCTGTATCTCATCGTCCCGTCCAAGCTGCACCCGCTCTGGTATACCCCGTACCTGCCGGTGATGTTTTTCATGTCGAGCATGTTTGCCGGCATGTCCATGGTCATCACCGAGGGCACGATCTCGCACAAGTACTTCCATCATAAGATGGACGGCGAGTACAACGAGGGCTACCTCGACCTGCAGTTCGCCTTTGCCAAGGCCTCGGCCTGGGTCATGGCCGGCTATCTGGCCATGAAGGTGCTCGGTCTGGCCATGGACAACCGCTGGCCCTACCTGTTCACCGGTTACGGCGCCTGGTGGCTCTTCGAGGTCGTCGGCTTCGTGGTCCTGCCCTGCTACTGCTACGCCGTGGGCTACCGCGATCGCAACATCGGACTGGTCCGGGTGGCTGCCCCCTGGACCGTTATCGGCATCATGCTCAACCGTTTCGACGTGAGCCTCATTGCCTTTAACTGGCAGTTGCCCAGCGCCGATCGCTACTTCCCGAGCATTGGCGAGATCACCATCTCACTGTTCGTGATCACCCTTGGCATCATCGCCTTCCGGTTCATCGTCACGCGGATGCCGATCTTCTACGTCCACCCGGCTTATAAAGACTCGTCCCACTAG